The following coding sequences lie in one Sphingobium sp. KCTC 72723 genomic window:
- a CDS encoding SMP-30/gluconolactonase/LRE family protein yields the protein MMEGEGWRCLWDAKAILGESTVWDDRDGCIYWVDIEAPSINWFHLDSGRTGRWDAPAWISAIAPRAGGGFIASCADGFAHVDPHKQIYAPFIHPIPNPRIARLNDGVTDRQGRYWSGSCDSSQWDESTTTDDKESTLGNLDVRNTGELYRLDADGSVSTQERNIVTANGPAFSPDGRTAYVNDSMPLVSWAYDVADDGTLSNRRDFLTFKPDDGYPDGMAVDVDGCIWMAFYESWVLRRFAPDATLLEERRLPVRRGLRPAFGGSDYKRLFLITGSQGFSADTFAKQPLAGGLFEILDPPASGVPNSPYAG from the coding sequence ATGATGGAAGGCGAAGGCTGGCGGTGCCTGTGGGATGCCAAGGCGATATTGGGCGAAAGCACGGTCTGGGACGATCGGGACGGCTGCATCTATTGGGTCGATATCGAAGCACCCAGCATCAACTGGTTCCATCTGGACAGCGGCCGGACGGGACGCTGGGACGCGCCAGCCTGGATCAGCGCGATCGCGCCCCGCGCCGGCGGCGGCTTCATCGCCTCCTGCGCCGACGGCTTTGCCCATGTCGATCCCCACAAGCAGATCTACGCGCCGTTCATCCATCCGATACCCAATCCCCGGATCGCGCGGCTCAATGATGGTGTGACGGATCGCCAGGGACGCTACTGGTCCGGCTCGTGCGATTCCAGCCAGTGGGACGAAAGCACGACCACCGACGACAAGGAAAGCACGCTCGGCAACCTCGATGTGCGCAACACTGGCGAACTCTATCGGCTGGACGCCGATGGCAGCGTCAGTACGCAGGAACGCAATATCGTGACCGCCAATGGTCCGGCGTTCAGCCCCGACGGCCGCACCGCCTATGTGAATGATTCCATGCCGCTGGTCAGTTGGGCCTATGACGTAGCCGACGATGGCACGCTCTCAAACCGTCGCGACTTCCTGACCTTCAAGCCGGACGATGGCTATCCCGACGGCATGGCCGTGGATGTCGATGGCTGCATCTGGATGGCCTTCTACGAAAGCTGGGTGCTGCGCCGCTTTGCGCCGGATGCGACCTTGCTGGAGGAACGACGCTTGCCGGTGCGCCGTGGCCTTCGCCCGGCTTTTGGTGGCAGTGATTATAAACGGTTGTTCCTGATCACCGGATCGCAGGGCTTTTCCGCCGATACTTTTGCAAAACAGCCACTGGCGGGCGGGTTGTTCGAAATATTGGACCCACCTGCATCCGGCGTGCCTAATTCCCCTTATGCCGGGTAG